The following nucleotide sequence is from Vitis vinifera cultivar Pinot Noir 40024 chromosome 14, ASM3070453v1.
aaaaaaaatgggaaagaaaaaatttgGGTGGGGATCCCGGCTGACCGTATGGAGAAAGTGGGAGGAGACGAAGAGAAAATGGAGAGAATAGGAGGATGGGGGCAGCCGGCCACTGCTGTGTGAGGGGGAGTTGGGCTATGAGTGGAGTGATGCAAGATGAAGAGAAAAGATTTGGGAGCCGATCaccgcaaaaaaaaaaagaaaaaagtgggaACCCAAAAATCCAAAAGCCAAAAGCCAACATCAGAGGAAAAAGAAttgaaggggggggggggggggggcgtcTAGTGGGAAGTGATgcaaggagaaaagaaaagaaaattggaaaAGCTATGGGGGTCGCCATCCACCTTGCCTTGGGAATgggggagaaaaaaaatgatgaagagtGGAGATGGGGAGCCTTTGGACGTGGGAGGTATGGGGGGTAGGTTATAAGAATGGCAACGGGGCAGGTTTGGGACGGGTCATTCCCATCCCATTCCCGTACCCGATTATACAGTTATTTCCCATCCCTGACACAAACTCGTGCCAGGGTAGGTTGATTGGATCCCATCCTTGTTAACAGAAGAATTAATAACCCCATCCCCACCCTGTCCCAAATGTCTATTGGGCCCTAACCCTAACTGGTGATGAGCAAATCTCATACTCAAATGCACTTTCCTTTCACTGATTATGATAAtataccaaatatgaaaaaataatatcaaagttGAAATTAACACCACAACAATCAATAATTTTAAGCCCATAATTAGCttaaatcattcaaaattaatgtaaaacacaaaaaaaaaaaaaaaaaccatctaaACCATTTACAAAAGAACAAAATGAAAACTGAACCAAACGAGAAACTGGGTTAATATCAGCCATGGATGTGAATCCCTCTTCAAGCCAATCTTTGAACCAAGAATTCATCAAATCCATTACTTCAAAGGCTTTTGCATTCCTTTTGTGTTGTGCTCTCGGACAAAGATTTCAAGGTGATGCTCTAGATGATCGTGTTGCACATATTTAGGGTAAGGAGATCGAAGTCTGTGACTAGTTTGATGTCGCGAAAGAGGAGTTTTGGGCTTTGAGGCTAAACCAAGAACAAGATGAAATTGATTTCAGAGTATTTTAGTTGGTATGAGGGAGGAAGAAAAAGTAGTACTAATCTTGGAGATAGGGTTTCAAGCGGTGCatcagaggaagaagaaaaagaagcgGCTGTTAGAATTAGGGCAAATGGGAAGAATGAAAGACCATTATatcagaggaagaagaagaagaaggagcgACCGTCAGAATTAGGGCAAGAATAAGGgcaaatgggaaagaatgaagtatatatatggggagtttttttttacatttaagtAGTAGTTGAAGGGTAATTTTGTAAATGCATattcggggcggggcgggttgGAACAAAATCCATACCCGTCCTAAACCCGATTcaggtttttaaaatattctcatATTTGACCTATACTcgtttattatattttacacCTGTCCCAATAGGGGCGAGGCGGGGCAGGTTACCCGATTAGCCCAGAAAATTGTCATCCCTAGTAGGTGAGGGTAGGTggaggaagagaaagaagagaggaaagagaaaataaaaaataaaaaataaaataaaaaagatacaaatataatataatataatataacagaataataataataataataataacaaataaaaataaaaataaaacaatttacaaaatataaaaactaagaattaaagggtgagtgggcaaaaaaaaaaaaaaatgtaatcgggatttaaaatttattgacaAATTTGTgctcaaaattaatgaaaaaataaaattgggacaaTTTTTGGTGTCTGCAATggtttttaaagttttttttttcttttgaaaatcgtctcttgaagacaTAATTTctgagttttgtttttttatttaataaattaataatttttttaaactcaattttcacataaaattgataatattttttttttaaaaattccaaagtgaaagaaaaataatatataaatattatttatcttatattaaatttagtatattatttatatattaaatttagtaaataaaattaattaattttataatatatatttaaaataattgtaatattgtataaatagaataaagaatgaaaaaagtggattttttaaggttttgcttttttttagtgagaattttttacttttgtgtTGTCCACttggttgttttcttttttttttttaagtgagaatttctcacatatatattttttgtatgtaagtcgtctcttgaaaagacgatttctcactttttaatttagaaatcaAGTCTTaggaaatcaattttttttttttataatttttttaaaagttcataAATCGTCGTTTGAAGAGACGAATTTTCActtccaatttattttctctttcttatctaGACAAAACTATggtagatttaaaattatttttctaactaCACcaatttaggaattatttttaaaaactgccGCAATTATCAAAATCCGTAATTTATCGGTTAAGTGCACGAATACCCGAATAAATTGTAGCGAATTTTCTATTAGCTTAGGCAATAAAATCAAGGTACTGTAGAATTTTCCTAAAATCAAATGGGTGAAACAaggatttaaattttaaaaggaaatcaaattctACAATTCAACTATATGGTTGAGAATCTGCAAGCCTTGGTTGAATGGCGTCTCTGCTGGCTGCTCCTTCCTTCAGTCCTCAACTCCGTATCTTCCAGGGCCTGAGGACGAAGGCGATTAAGACCCTTAATTCTGTACAGCTCCCTGCAATTCGATGTTCTCTAAATTCTAATCAGACCCTCAAGACTTGCAAGATCTGTAAAACTCAGTTCGACCCTTTGCTCAACCACCCTCGTGCTTGCCGCTTTCACACTGCTCATTTTGGCGGTACCCCCTTCCTCCTCCTTCTTCATTGTTTGTTTGCcgagaaaaattggagaaatcaTAACCAAATAAGAtgcagttttttattttttttaaacattcttttttttgttCACTCGTTTTCTCAGCAGCCAATCTCAGCGTTAGGGTTATGTATGTACACAAGACTCAAATTTGGATACTCTTTTTGCAATTGCAAATCTAGGAGATCGTATTGGGTACTGGAAAGAGACTGATAAAAATTTATGGTGAATGGTTTGAGATcgacattatttatttatatttctttttcttctgaatCTTATTATTTATGGTTCCAGTGGCCTTGTGGTTTATGGTGGGTGGGTTTGTGGTTTAGTGCCCAGAAATTGATATAACGAGTGGGAGAAAAGGAAGGCGGATAGTGTGGGTAAGTTGTGAGATAGAGGTTTTGGGCATTGTAGGGGGTTCATGGATGAGGAGGAACTTTCAGGATATGTTTTCTATTCGGTGGGGGATGGGAGGAAGACGAGGTTTTGGCATGACAAATTCTCGGAATGTATTTGTTGTCTGCTGGGGATAGGCAGAGGCTGAGGTTTTTGCATGTTGAGCTTGTGATAGAGTGTTACTAGTATAATTTCTGGAACTTTTCAGAATTGCTGTGAATAGAGAAGCTACTGAGCTGAATGTTGATACCGTTCAGCTTCTAGGGGTACTGGATCCCATGGTTTGTAGAGAACTCTGTGACTGGAAGTTCAAGTTTGAATTGTGGATTCCTTCATAAAGCTTAATTAAGCAGTGAGGTCCTTAGAATCTCAATGTTTTGAGATGGAAGATCACTGGGAATGGGTGGTGCTTTTCTTTATATTCCGTTTTAAAGGATGAGTTGGGATGGAGTGAATGTGGAATATGGACTGTATggtttcaatttccaaattagAGGGAAGGTGTGAGTGATTGAATAGTGATGGTGAAGAATATAAATGTCAAAGATCAAGCCCATGTTGCATGGGTTTGGGTACGAGTGCCTGGTGCAGGTATGCATCTAAGCATCTGATCTTTCACATCTCAAATTTTAGAATGTAGGGACTCGACTGAAAAATGCTCTTGAATGGTACATAGATATGATATCATAAGGGGAAAAAATCAATTGGAAGTCGAtcaaagcaaaaaagaaaagaaaaatatccttgaagaaaaaaacaatttcttttttttctcttttatcctttttcttggaaaagtaaaaaattagtaaatatCCAAAGCAAAAGAAGAGCATCTGAAAAGGATCCCTACACCCATAACCTTGTCATATCGTCTCAACATGGGTACATTAAGCAAAATTGAAGAGTTTGGATATTACAGGGTCAAGCACCAAATAAAGCcttgattttgaatttgaggATGAGTTTTCTGCAGCCAGGTAAACTGGTGCAACCTAAGCTTCCCTGTCTTCCAAAAGGAATCAGACAAAATAAATCTTGGACTTGgaaatgatttcaattttagGGGTATTTCTTTTATTGAGCTTGGTGGATGTAACTATATATCTGCTGGAGGGAATTCTTGCTATCAGTAGAGAATAGCTTGTACAATGGAAGCAAGAAGCTCATTAATGATACACGTAAATATTACTTTGAagtatggtttttatttttcagtttttagATTATTTGgccaaaattaacaaaaagttCCTGTGCTGACATTCATTTTGGAAATAATTCCCTTGGATTTAAAAGAATGGACATAGTAAGCTGTGAAAGGGtggtttctaaattttttattgttgtggTCTGAAGGCATTGTGGGCAGAGACAATCTTCCCTTCTAGCTTTTGTAGATTGTTTGAGATGTAAGCCGGAAGTGTgttgtttctattttctttttgctaTGTGCTTTTGCATGGCTTGTATACTTGCATTGCACTATTTT
It contains:
- the LOC100248486 gene encoding uncharacterized protein LOC100248486, whose protein sequence is MASLLAAPSFSPQLRIFQGLRTKAIKTLNSVQLPAIRCSLNSNQTLKTCKICKTQFDPLLNHPRACRFHTAHFGGETKRKFESVYTGGTMNTPDSGQVLQYWHCCGSEDPFDPGCTAAPHSSYDD